The Mycobacterium haemophilum DSM 44634 sequence GCAACCCGGTCGGAATACTGGCGCTCGTGCACCAACGCAACCATGTCGGAGTTGTCGAAGAGGTATCGAAGTTCGCCCTCGACGTAACGGAAGTTGACGTTGACCAGTACGGCGCTCGCCTTCACGATGCCGAGCATCGCAATGACAATCTCGATGCGGTTGCGACAGTAAAGGCCCACCTTGTCGTCCTTCTTCACACCCTGACCTATCAGGTAGTGCGCGAAGCGGTTGGCCTTCTCTTCTAGTTGGGCATAGGTCAGCTGCTCGTCGCCGCAGATAAGGGCAACACGGTCAGGCACAGCATCGATGGCGTGCTCGGCGAGATCGGCAATATTCAGGGCCACGGGCACCAAACTAGAACGTGTTACATTTCTTGACAAGCGAATGCCCTATGTCGAGCGAGAGGCGGTAGCCCGTGGCCGAGGCTCCAGCAAACGAATTTGTACCGGACGCGCTGGTGGAACTGCGTGGGCACACCCTCATCGTGACGATGAACCGACCGGCCGCGCGCAACGCACTGAGCAGCGAAATGATGGAGATCATGGTCGCGGCCTGGGACCGCGTCGACAACGATCCCGACGTCCGGTGCTGCATCCTTACCGGGGCCGGCGGCTACTTCTGCGCCGGCATGGACCTCAAGGCGGCAACCAAAAAGCCGCCCGGTGACTCGTTCAGAGACGGCAGCTACGATCCATCGCGCATCGATGCTCTACTCAAGGGCCGGCGGCTGACCAAACCGCTGATCGCCGCCGTCGAAGGTCCCGCCATCGCCGGTGGCACCGAGATCCTGCAAGGCACCGATATCCGAGTCGCCGGCGAAAGCGCCAAATTCGGCATCTCCGAGGCCAAGTGGAGCCTCTATCCCATGGGCGGCTCGGCGGTACGTTTGGTCCGGCAGATCCCCTACACCGTGGCCTGTGACCTGCTGCTGACCGGGCGGCACATCACCGCCGCCGAAGCCAAGGAGATAGGCCTGATCGGCTATGTCGTCCCCGACGGGCAGGCGCTGTCCAAAGCGCTCGAAATCGCGGAGGTGATCTCGAGTAACGGGCCGTTAGCTGTGCAGGCGATCCTACGGTCGATCCGCGCGACCGAGGCAATGGCCGAGAACCAGGCATTCAAGATTGACACCGAGATTGGCATCAACGTGTTCCTGTCTGAAGACGCTAAGGAAGGCCCGAAGGCGTTCGCCGAGAAGCGCAAGCCCACGTTCCAGAACCGCTAACCCTATTCGCCACTTTGGGCGCATGGCTTCATCCGACGTTTGAGTCGGCCACAGCAGCTAAGGCGGCGCGATGGAACGTCGACGATGGGACACCGATGACCGGTTCACTGGCATCGCTTCTGGTCAGGCACTCGCGCCTGCCATTGAGCGGCTCCGCGCGCATTGTGACCGCGATGGCTGGATCACCGAGGACCCCGAAATTCATCTGCTTACCCATCTTCGACGCTATTGCGACCAGCCGAGATCACCCTTTCGACTACTTGACGCCCGGCTACACGACGATGGCGTCTATGAAGTCGACATTGAGCCCACCGGGGTGACACAAGCCGACAGTCTTCCGATCCGGCGGGTACTGCCGATGCTTGCCGTGATCGCCGAAACAGCGCTAGCCGTCCGACAACTCGACGAAAACACCATCGAATGCGTCACCGGCATGCTCGACAATGACGGCCCCTACGCTGCACACGGACACCTCATTCGACTCCGCATACGCTCCTGACGCACTGCATGTTCGGTTGACCGCGGCGTCGCTGCTGGCCCGCCAAACCCCGGCGCCGGCCCTCAGCGAAGCGCGAAGAACCAAGACGTGACACGCACGCGGGTGCACCCGATCAAGGCTTCCTGCATCAGATCCGACACCGCACACTCGAAAAGACTGCAGCACTTGGCCGCACGCAGCGATCGACCCGTCGCTGCACAACACCTGCGAATAGGCCAGACACACCTATCACCACACAACGTGTCGGCCAACC is a genomic window containing:
- a CDS encoding crotonase/enoyl-CoA hydratase family protein; amino-acid sequence: MNRPAARNALSSEMMEIMVAAWDRVDNDPDVRCCILTGAGGYFCAGMDLKAATKKPPGDSFRDGSYDPSRIDALLKGRRLTKPLIAAVEGPAIAGGTEILQGTDIRVAGESAKFGISEAKWSLYPMGGSAVRLVRQIPYTVACDLLLTGRHITAAEAKEIGLIGYVVPDGQALSKALEIAEVISSNGPLAVQAILRSIRATEAMAENQAFKIDTEIGINVFLSEDAKEGPKAFAEKRKPTFQNR